The DNA sequence ATAGCGAAAAGGAAAAAGCGGCGTTGCTCAAAACGTACCGAGGAGGGTGCGAATATACGGCGGTGACGGCTCCGTTTTACCGCGAAACGCTTCATGACCCACCCGTCAACCGGATGCAGTATATTGATCTTCATACATGGCTAAGGGGCGATATTTTAGTCAAAGCGGACAAAATGACGATGGCCCATTCGCTTGAGCTGCGCGTTCCCTTTTTAGACAAAAAGGTATTTGAGGTTGCTAGGCAAATCGCCCCTGACATGAAAACCGCCAACGGCACAACGAAATATATTTTACGTAAAGCCGCCGAAGGCATCGTACCGGATCATGTGTTAAACCGGAAAAAATTAGGGTTTCCCGTGCCGATTCGCCACTGGCTGAAAAACGAAATGTATGACTGGGCGAGACAGCTCATCAACGAAAGCGAAACTGATCATCTGTTCCATAAGGACGTGCTCTATCGGCTGCTGGATGAACATGCCCGCCACAAGGCGGATCATAGCCGCAAGCTGTGGACGGTCTTGGCGTTTATGGTTTGGCATCAAGTCTATGTGGAAAAGAAGTACGATTTTGCTCCATCCGTACAAAACGAGAAGCGGCCAGCGTCTGTTTTGGAGGCGTAGCAGGGAAACGACAGGGCGTTCTAAGGGCGACACCTAGAACGCCTTTTTCGATGGTGCGGACAGTTTCCTTGCCTTTGGCGAAGCGAAAGAGAAAATTTGCTTTCTCCCGCTCTTGCAATTTTCCCAGTTTTGGTATATGCTTGTTCCATCAGGATGCTAAACTACTATATATTGGTTTTGAGGTCTTTTTTTACAACTACATATTGTTCTGCTAAGCAACGGTGTCCATCAGGACTTAATAGGGAATCCGGTGCGAATCCGGAACTGCCCCCGCAACTGTATGTGCGGACGAAATGGGATGGCCACTGGCGGCAAGAGCCATTCGGCGCGCCGCTGGGAAGGCCCCAAAGTAGGACGATGCACGAGTCAGGAGACCTGCCTTGCTTGGAACGTTTCATGTTCTTCGGGGTGTGAGAAGATGAAACGATAGGGGAAAAGAACAAGGAGTTCGTCTGCCTTTTTTCGTCTGTCGTTTCATCCGCTCGCCTGCCCGAGCGGATTTTTTTATGGAAGGAGAGAAGAAACGAATGACCACATTGACGAAAACGATCATCCTCGATGATCAAGGGAAGTCGGTTTCGTTTTCACGTGAAGAGTTTGTGTCGCTGATTGGGCAAGCCGCGGCTGGATTCGGCCGTCTGTCGCTTGATGAATACGTCGAGCGTGTTTGGCAGCTTCTTAGCCGAAAGGAGTCCGTCACGGTAGAACAGCTGCACCAAACGGCTATTTTGGAAGGACTTTCTTACATTGATGAAGAGGAGCCGGACTGGACGTTTGTGTGCGCCCGGCTGTATTTGCGGCAATTGTACCGCGAGGCGGCACGGCAGCGCGGGTACGAGGAACGCGAGCGGTATGGCGATTTCTACTCGCTGCTTGTTGCGCTGACGGAACAAGGGGTGTACAGTCCGTTCTTGCTTGAACGTTATACGAAAGAAGAAGTCGACGCCATCGGTGCATTTCTTGATCCGGAGAAGGACAAGCTGTTTACGTACATTGGGCTGCGCACGCTCGCGGACCGGTATTTGGCCCGCGATTATGAGCGGCGGTTGTATGAATTGCCGCAGGAGCGGTTTTTGGTCATTGCCATGACGCTCATGGCGAATGAACCGCAAAAGCGGCGCCTTGCGCTCGTGAAGGAAGCGTATTGGGCGTTAAGCAACTTATACATGACCGTGGCGACGCCGACGCTTGCCAACGCTGGGAAGTCGTACGGCCAGCTCTCAAGCTGCTTTGTCGATACGGTCGATGACAGCTTGCAAGGAATTTATGACAGCAACACCGACATCGCCAATTTGTCGAAATCGGGCGGCGGCATCGGCGTCTATTTAGGCAAAATCCGGTCGCGCGGCAGCGACATCAAAGGATTCAAAGGGGTCTCCTCCGGCGTCATCCCGTGGATGAAGCAGTTGAACAATACAGCGGTGAGCGTCGATCAGTTGGGACAGCGAAAAGGAGCCATTTCCGTCTATTTGGATGTATGGCATAAAGACATTTTTGCGTTTCTCGATGCGCGGCTCAACAACGGCGACGAACGGCTGCGGACGCATGATTTGTTCACCGGCGTGTGCATCCCTGATTTGTTCATGGAGCAAGTCGAACAGCGCGGCGACTGGTACTTGTTTGATCCGCATGAAGTGCGGAAGGTGATGGGGTTTAGCTTGGAAGATTTTTATGATGAGGAAAAAGGGCGCGGGAGTTTCCGCGAGAAATATTGGCAATGCGTCAACGAACCAAGGCTGTCGAAAGAAAAAGTGCCGGCGATCGACGTGATGAAAAGCATTATGCGCAGCCAGCTCGAGTCGGGGACGCCGTTTATGTTTTACCGCGATGAAGTGAACCGGCAAAACCCGAACCGCCATCTCGGGATGATCTACTGCAGCAACCTTTGCACGGAAATCGCGCAAAACCAAAGCCCGACAGTGACGAAGCGGCAATATGTGAAAGACGGGACGATCATCATTGAGAAAATCCCAGGCGATTTTGTCGTCTGCAACTTATCGTCGATCAACTTGGCGCGGGCGGTGACCGACGGCGTTTTGGCGCGGCTGATCCCGATTCAAATGCGGATGCTCGATAATGTCATTGATTTAAACAATATCCCTGTGCTGCAAGCCGGCCTGACGAACGAAAAATACCGCGCTGTCGGGCTTGGAACCTTTGGCTGGCATCATTTGTTGGCGTTAAAAGGCATTCGCTGGGAGTCGGACGAAGCGGTCCGCTATGCCGACGAGCTGTATGAAACGATCGCGTATTTGGCGATTCAAGCGAGCATGGAGCTCGCCAAAGAGAAAGGGAGCTACCCGGCGTTTCCGGGGTCGGACTGGCAGACAGGCGCTTATTTTGAGCGGCGCGGCTACGAAAGCCACGGTGAATTGGATTGGGATCGGCTGAAGCAAGACGTGGCCCGCTATGGGATGCGAAACGGCTATGTGATGGCGGTGGCGCCGAACGCCTCGACGTCGATCATCGCCGGCAGTACAGCGAGCATTGACCCGATTTTCTTAAAAGTGTACGCCGAGGAAAAGAAAGATTATAAGATTCCCGTTACGGTGCCGGATTTAAACGAACAGACGACATGGTATTACAAATCGGCGTACCATATCGACCAGCGCTGGAGCATCAAGCAAAACGCCGCCCGCCAGCGCCATGTCGACCAAGCCATCTCCTTTAACTTCTACGTCGTGAACACGATTAAGGCAAAAGAGCTGCTCGATTTGCATTTGACGGCGTGGAAATCGGGGCTGAAAACGACGTATTACGTGCGTTCGACATCGGGGACGATCGACGAGTGCGATTCTTGCGCGAGCTGACGGTCTTCCCCCAGACGTTGCCGATTCCGGGGAAAGATTCACGCCGAAGCTTAGCTGAAAGGGAGGAATGGATCATGACAATCAGCTTAGTCAAACGGCCGATTATGGATCCAGAGGCGCCGAACCGTTCGACGGGCATTATCAACGGCCGCTGCTCGAATGTGTTGAACTGGGACGATATCGCCTACCCATGGGCGTATGCGAAATATAAGCGAATGCTCGCCAACTTTTGGACGCCGTTTGAAATCAATATGGCCCAAGATGTGAAGCAGTTTCCGCAGCTGACCGCCCGCGAGCAGGATGCGTTTTTGAAAATCATTGGACTCTTGGCGCTGCTTGACAGCATCCAAACCGACTACGCCGGACGTGTCGCTGATTACATTACGGACCCGAGCATCAATGCGCTCATGATCATGCTCGCCCAGCAGGAAGTCATTCACAACCATTCCTATTCGTACGTGCTCTCGAGCCTTGTGCCGAAAGCAAAGCAGATGAAGTATTCGACTTTTGGCGAAACGAACCGACGCTACGCAAGCGGAACGATTTTGT is a window from the Geobacillus stearothermophilus ATCC 12980 genome containing:
- a CDS encoding ribonucleoside-diphosphate reductase subunit alpha, whose product is MTTLTKTIILDDQGKSVSFSREEFVSLIGQAAAGFGRLSLDEYVERVWQLLSRKESVTVEQLHQTAILEGLSYIDEEEPDWTFVCARLYLRQLYREAARQRGYEERERYGDFYSLLVALTEQGVYSPFLLERYTKEEVDAIGAFLDPEKDKLFTYIGLRTLADRYLARDYERRLYELPQERFLVIAMTLMANEPQKRRLALVKEAYWALSNLYMTVATPTLANAGKSYGQLSSCFVDTVDDSLQGIYDSNTDIANLSKSGGGIGVYLGKIRSRGSDIKGFKGVSSGVIPWMKQLNNTAVSVDQLGQRKGAISVYLDVWHKDIFAFLDARLNNGDERLRTHDLFTGVCIPDLFMEQVEQRGDWYLFDPHEVRKVMGFSLEDFYDEEKGRGSFREKYWQCVNEPRLSKEKVPAIDVMKSIMRSQLESGTPFMFYRDEVNRQNPNRHLGMIYCSNLCTEIAQNQSPTVTKRQYVKDGTIIIEKIPGDFVVCNLSSINLARAVTDGVLARLIPIQMRMLDNVIDLNNIPVLQAGLTNEKYRAVGLGTFGWHHLLALKGIRWESDEAVRYADELYETIAYLAIQASMELAKEKGSYPAFPGSDWQTGAYFERRGYESHGELDWDRLKQDVARYGMRNGYVMAVAPNASTSIIAGSTASIDPIFLKVYAEEKKDYKIPVTVPDLNEQTTWYYKSAYHIDQRWSIKQNAARQRHVDQAISFNFYVVNTIKAKELLDLHLTAWKSGLKTTYYVRSTSGTIDECDSCAS